Within Synechococcus sp. NB0720_010, the genomic segment TTCGTGGCGGCATAGGCCTTGTTCGCTCCGCCCCAGACGGAGATCAAGAGCCAGAGCGGAATCAGTTCCAGCTCATAGAAGAGGAAGAACAGCAGCAGGTTGTCGGCGATGAAGGCCCCGTTCACCGCACCGCTGATCAACAGCAGCATGGCGAAGTAGATCCGCGGTCTTCGGTCGATGTCGCGGGTGATGATCGCCGAGACCAAGGTCAGGGCGGCATTGATCAGCACCAGGGGCAAGGACAGGCCATCGATCCCGAGGGCGTAATCCAGACCAATGCCAGGGACCCAGCGGTGGAACTCCTGGAGCTGCATCCCAGCCACGCTGGGATCGAACTGGACGGTGATCACCAGGCTGGCGATCAGCTGGATCACCAGGATTCCAATCGTGATCAGCCGCAGGCGCCCCAGGGGTTGCTCCCCAGGCCAAAGCAGCAGCGCGGCGGTCCCCAGGAAGGGGATCAACAGCAGAGAACTCAGCAACATCGATTAACCCCCACGCCCCAGCTGCAGCACACCAAGCAGCAAGACAATCGCGAGGAGCACCGTGAGCACATAGCTCTGGGTCTTGCCGCTGACGCTGAGCTTCAGGCCGTTGGCTGTGGCCATCGAGAGATTGCCGACACCATCAGCCATGGCCTTGATCACGTTGAGATCGAACCAGCGGGTGAATTGGGCCAAGTTGGCCACCAGGCTCACCACCGTGCGCTTGTAGATCTCTGGTGTGTAGAAGTCGTAGGCCAGAAGGTCCTGCAGGGTTCGAACCCAAGGGGTGGTCGAGCGCGACCAGAACTGATCCAGGGGAATCACAGCCCCAATGACGACACCAATCAGACCGGAGGCCGCGACCGCAAGCCCGATGCTGAGGCTGAAGGATGCGATCCCCGGAACCGGATCAATGCGCTGCATCATCGCGGGCAGCAGCATCACGATCACGCTCAGGCTGACGATGGGCAGGGCCATCAACCAATTGACCTCTGGGGTGCGCTTGGTTTTGGGCAGTGGTTTGCCAAGGAAGACGGATCGGTAGACCCGGGTGGCGTTGGTGGCCGTCAACAGGTTGGTGATCAAGAAGACCACCGCAAAGCCCGGGTCGCTCTCCTTGAGGCTGTTGATCATCAGGCCGTAGCACCAGAAGGAGCCCAAGGGCAGCAGGCCCACAACACCGGCGCTGCCGATGATGAAGGCCAGAGAGGTCGCGGGCATGCGGGTACCAATGCCGCCCAGTTCAGTCAGGTCCTGGCAGTTGGTGGTGGCGATGATGCTGCCCACCCCCATGAACTGCAGGGCCCTTGCCAGACCGTGGGCAAAGAGCAACAGCAGTGCGATGCCAGGGCGCTGCAGCGCAATGGCGATGAAGACCAGCCCCAAATAGGAGGTGGTCGAGTAGCTGAAGGCGCGCTTGAGGTCCACCTGGGCCAACGACACCAGGGCTCCGCCGATAGCGCTGATGGCCCCCACCGCCAGCAAGACGTCTGTCGCGAGTGGTGAGAGCTGGACGATCGGCATCAGCTTCATCAGGACGATCGCGCCGCAGGTCACCACGACGGAGTTCCTGAGGATCGAGGCCGGGTTCGGGCCCTCCATGGCTTCATCCAGCCAGAGGTGCATTGGGAACTGGGCGCACTTGCCCATCGGACCGGCGATCAACCCCAGGCCAAGCAGGGTGATGCCCAGGGGGCCGAGGGCGCCACTGTCTTTCAAGCCGCCGGCCCAGTCGTAGAGGTCGGTGAACTCCATTGAGCCGGCAAAGGCCGAGAGCGCCACAACCCCCATCAACAGCAGGACATCACCGACGCGCTTGGTGAGGAAGGCGTCCCGAGCGGCCGTGACCACCAGCGGTTGGGCATACCAAAAGCCCACCAGCAGATAGGTGGAGAGGGTGAGCATCTCCAGCAGGAAATAGCTCATGAACAGGTTGCTGCTGAGCACCACCCCACTCATGGCCCCTTCAAAGAAGCCCACCAGGGCGTAGAAGCGGGCCAGCGACCATTCCTTATCCAGGTAGCCCAGGGCATAGACCTGGCAGATCAGGCTCATCGTCGTGACGAGCTCCAGGGCCGCCAGGTTCGTCAGCGAGAGATCGAAGCCGATGCGCAGGTCGAGGTCAGCGGCTTGGAACCAGGCCAGATCGAGGTGCTGGGGGCCGATCTCGTAGACCGATCGGAGCACCAGGCTGCCGTGGATCACGGCCAGCAGGGTGACAAGAAGGTTGAGGTAGGCCGCCGGGCGCGGGCCATTGCGTTTGATCCACCCCGTGGCCCAGGGCAACGACAGGAGCATCCCGCTGAACCCGTACACCGGGATCAGCCAGATCAGTTGCAGGGGAAGGGGGAGAGCAGCGCTCAAACGGTTAAAGAATTGGGCCGCCGAAAGCAGCTTCGGCGGCGGAATCTAGGCGCTTCTGATCCCGGTTGGGCAGATCCTCCAGCGCCGAATGGACTCAGAACGTGGCGCGGTCTTGCAGTGCCCCGCGGCGGCGGGAGCCATAGCGCCCGTAGCCGCGGGGACGACGCCCACCGAGCTCGTTGAGCCAGGTCTCGAGCTCCTGCATGTGGTGCTGCTCGTCCTCCAACAGGGATTGGAAGAAGGCCGCGTTGTTTTGGTCGTTGACCAAGCGACAGAAGCGGACCGCCTCGTCGTAATGGTTGACGAGCTGCTGCTCGAGATCGGCGTTCTGCTCAAGCAGACCCACTAGATCGGCGGCATGGGTCACCGGCTGCAGTTGGGAAGCAGCCGGTGCCGCGCCAAGCGACAGCATCTGTTGGACGATCCGTTCAGCGTGCTGCATCTCTTCGACGGTTTCCTCACGGAACCGATCGGCCGATGCCGCATCACCCCAGAGCCCCACGAGGGAGGCCTGGGTCATGTACTGCTGAACAGCGGTCAGCTCAAGGCTGAGGGCACGCCCAAGAAAACCCAGGACGCGCGGATGGACGGCGTCCATGGTCATCAGGCCCGGCGGTTGTTGCTGCTCACCAAAGCAGGCTCGACCTCGGAGTGGGGGCGGGCAATGATGTGGGCGGCCACGAGGCCATCACCCACGCGCTCGCAGGCATCGGCGCCGGCGCGAACGGCGGCGTTCACAGCACCGGTTTCGCCGCGGACCAGAACGGTGACGTAACCACCACCGACAAACTCGCGACCGATCAGGGTCACTTCGGCTGCCTTGGTCATGGCATCAGCAGCCTCGATGGCGGGCACCAGACCGCGGGTCTCGATCATGCCGAGAGCGATGCCTTGAACGGAAGAAGCCATGGGGGAGGTGCGAGTGGAGGGGGTGGAGCGGTTGCCGCCGGAGCCCGAGCCGGAGGCAGAGGAGCGAGAGGCGGCAGCACGGGTGCTGCTGCGACGGGCAGCGGGAGCAGCTTTCGCTGCTGTGCTGGCCGCACTCTTCGCAGGGGTCGAGGCGACCGTCTTGGCGGTCACCGTCACGGGAGCGGAGGCTGCCGCCGCTGCCGCCGGTGCGGCGGTGGTGGCCTTGGCAGCCGCCGCGGGGATTGCGGTCACCGGAGTGGTCCCGGCGGCCGGCTTGGCGGCAGCGGGCTTCGCGGCTGCGCTGGATTTAGCGCTGGCTGAAGTGCTGGTAGCTCGGGAACGTGGTGTGGCCATGACGGTGATGGGCTAAGCCCGGTGGATGGTCGCTGGAGATAACGGAGTGGACCCAGGCTGGCTGGGAGGAACCAGGGGCTCCTTAGCCGTCGGGCGACCAGTGGTCGATGATTCCGCCGATCGTGAGATCGGTGAAGAGGTTGGCGTTGCCGGTGGCATGGCGAGCGGCGGAGCCACTGGCGGTGAACACCCAGTTGCCGGGGGAGGCGCCCACCGGATCGGTGGCCACGCTCAACTTGCCTTTGTTATTGCGCAGGATTCGCAGGGTTTGGTGCGCGAAACCCTCCACCCGTTGGGTGCAGACCATCGATCCCATCACCTGCATGATTTCCATTACTTGGCGCCCCCTTGGGGTTTGCCCGCGGCCATTTCTTTGCCGGCCTCGGGATCCCAATGGTCAATGATCCCGACGATCGTCAGATCGCTGGGGTACGACTTGCTGCCGGCGGCTTCGCGGGCGGCGGAGCTACCGACGCAGATCACCCAATCCCCGGGGATGGCACCGACTGCATCGACGGCCACCTTCTGAGTGCTGCCATCGAGCACCACCTGAAGATGCTTGTGCTGAAAATCAGCGATGCGGTTGGTGGAAACCAGTGGCTTCACCACTTTGCAGATCAACATGTCAGTGCCCCCCTCCTGTGTTGAACGTGATTGAGGAACTTACGGTCTCAGCCGGCACGTGCCGATCCCGATCCCTCACGGTGAGCAGGGTGTGAAGGAGTCCTTGTTCGCAGAGCTCGCTGTAGCGGGCCTCGATCGCAGCCTTGACCCGCTCGCAGTGCTGGATGGCCCGCTCCCGGGCGCCGGGAACGGCACCGTGATAGTCGAACCGCAGCACCACAGGAATCGGTAGGCCGCGGGAGACGTTGAGGCCCTTGAAGATCTTGACCCCGACATCGAGATCAGGGGCGCCCTCTTCAACGGTGTCCATGTAGGCGAAGTAGGTCAGGTTGCGCAGGTGGATTTCCTTGAACCCGATGCCGACGCCAATGAAGCGCTCGGCGTGGCCGAAGTCGGTGTAGCTGCCGCCGTGGTACTGGCGGACGTAGTCGATCTGGGAGAGGTTGTTCTCCATCAGGCGGCTGATCA encodes:
- a CDS encoding NAD(P)H-quinone oxidoreductase subunit F; translated protein: MSAALPLPLQLIWLIPVYGFSGMLLSLPWATGWIKRNGPRPAAYLNLLVTLLAVIHGSLVLRSVYEIGPQHLDLAWFQAADLDLRIGFDLSLTNLAALELVTTMSLICQVYALGYLDKEWSLARFYALVGFFEGAMSGVVLSSNLFMSYFLLEMLTLSTYLLVGFWYAQPLVVTAARDAFLTKRVGDVLLLMGVVALSAFAGSMEFTDLYDWAGGLKDSGALGPLGITLLGLGLIAGPMGKCAQFPMHLWLDEAMEGPNPASILRNSVVVTCGAIVLMKLMPIVQLSPLATDVLLAVGAISAIGGALVSLAQVDLKRAFSYSTTSYLGLVFIAIALQRPGIALLLLFAHGLARALQFMGVGSIIATTNCQDLTELGGIGTRMPATSLAFIIGSAGVVGLLPLGSFWCYGLMINSLKESDPGFAVVFLITNLLTATNATRVYRSVFLGKPLPKTKRTPEVNWLMALPIVSLSVIVMLLPAMMQRIDPVPGIASFSLSIGLAVAASGLIGVVIGAVIPLDQFWSRSTTPWVRTLQDLLAYDFYTPEIYKRTVVSLVANLAQFTRWFDLNVIKAMADGVGNLSMATANGLKLSVSGKTQSYVLTVLLAIVLLLGVLQLGRGG
- a CDS encoding ferritin-like domain-containing protein yields the protein MTMDAVHPRVLGFLGRALSLELTAVQQYMTQASLVGLWGDAASADRFREETVEEMQHAERIVQQMLSLGAAPAASQLQPVTHAADLVGLLEQNADLEQQLVNHYDEAVRFCRLVNDQNNAAFFQSLLEDEQHHMQELETWLNELGGRRPRGYGRYGSRRRGALQDRATF
- a CDS encoding BMC domain-containing protein — translated: MASSVQGIALGMIETRGLVPAIEAADAMTKAAEVTLIGREFVGGGYVTVLVRGETGAVNAAVRAGADACERVGDGLVAAHIIARPHSEVEPALVSSNNRRA
- a CDS encoding carboxysome peptide B codes for the protein MEIMQVMGSMVCTQRVEGFAHQTLRILRNNKGKLSVATDPVGASPGNWVFTASGSAARHATGNANLFTDLTIGGIIDHWSPDG
- a CDS encoding carboxysome peptide A, with protein sequence MLICKVVKPLVSTNRIADFQHKHLQVVLDGSTQKVAVDAVGAIPGDWVICVGSSAAREAAGSKSYPSDLTIVGIIDHWDPEAGKEMAAGKPQGGAK